The window TCGACATAATGACTGCTCCGTTTATCGATAGTCTGCGCCAAGTAATATGACTACTTTTTCTTTTTGAATTCCTTGATGTCGTTGTTAGTCACCCCGAGATCCGCGGCTTTCTTCATGTCGTCTTTGCAGGGATCTTTCTTGCCCAGCTTGTCGTAAGCGTAGGCTCGGTTCCAATAAGCTATTCCCAGGTTTGGATTTAGTTCGATGGCCTTGTTGCAATCCTCGATGACAGCCTGCCATTCACCTTTGTGCATTTTTGCATGGGCGCGATTGCTCCAGGCTAGAGCCTTCTTCGGGGCAATTTCTACAGCTTTGTTGGCGTCTTCGAGTGATTTGGAATGTTCCCCGATGGCGCTGTAAGCATGTGATCTGTTAATCAGAGCCGGTGGCAGATTGGGTGAGATTTCGAGCGCTTTATTTGACGCCTCGATTGCTTCTTTCTGTCGTCCAAGCTTATTGAGCGCATGTGCTCTGTTGACGTATGCCATCGCATCGTCTTTGTCTAATTCGATGGCTTTTTCGGCATCTTTTAATGCTTTGGAAAATTCGCCCAATTTGTTTTCAGCCCAGGAGCGATTCAAATATGCATGTCCCATGTTGGGTCTAATGCTGATTGCTTTGGACGCATCTTTCTCGGCTTGTTTGAAATTACCAAGGCCAGCGTAGGCTGCGGCGCGATTGGAATAGGCTCGACC is drawn from Candidatus Melainabacteria bacterium and contains these coding sequences:
- a CDS encoding tetratricopeptide repeat protein: MIRPKSASISLLATLFLLNCGVQSFAADESKKSNDKPKSGEAAASKASTDAFEANKAGTALVVKGNFKEAIAKFDEAIKLSPKYGRAYSNRAAAYAGLGNFKQAEKDASKAISIRPNMGHAYLNRSWAENKLGEFSKALKDAEKAIELDKDDAMAYVNRAHALNKLGRQKEAIEASNKALEISPNLPPALINRSHAYSAIGEHSKSLEDANKAVEIAPKKALAWSNRAHAKMHKGEWQAVIEDCNKAIELNPNLGIAYWNRAYAYDKLGKKDPCKDDMKKAADLGVTNNDIKEFKKKK